One segment of Gammaproteobacteria bacterium DNA contains the following:
- the cas1e gene encoding type I-E CRISPR-associated endonuclease Cas1 translates to MSLLVGRLGLAAARIPQMDRHGLIWLERGGLTVEEGTLRFRAAASEALESGDYAVPYQGVSMILLGPGSTVSHDALRLLARHGTLLAAVGEGGVKIYTAPPLGPGSSAVARAHARLWADEKARLDVARRMYAFRFGRILPHREIEVLRGIEGARMKETYRIAAEQHGILWQGRRYNRQNPTGADIPNQALNHAATFVESAAEIAVTAVGALAPLGFIHEDSSNAFTLDIADLYRAELTVPLAFSVAKRALADPELLLERALRKEAAQQFRKQQVIAGMIDRVKELLRVNDSSRNT, encoded by the coding sequence ATGAGTTTGCTGGTCGGGCGGTTAGGGTTGGCGGCAGCGCGGATCCCGCAGATGGATCGCCACGGGTTGATCTGGTTGGAGCGGGGCGGATTGACGGTTGAGGAGGGGACGCTGCGGTTTCGGGCGGCAGCATCGGAAGCTCTGGAGTCCGGGGATTATGCGGTGCCTTATCAGGGGGTGTCGATGATTCTACTGGGGCCAGGGTCAACGGTGAGCCATGATGCGTTGCGGTTATTGGCGCGACATGGGACGTTACTGGCGGCAGTCGGCGAAGGTGGGGTGAAGATTTATACTGCGCCGCCCTTGGGGCCGGGATCGTCAGCCGTGGCGCGGGCGCACGCCCGGTTATGGGCGGATGAGAAGGCGCGTCTCGATGTAGCGCGGCGGATGTATGCATTCCGCTTTGGGCGGATTTTGCCGCACAGGGAGATTGAAGTGCTGCGTGGCATTGAAGGCGCGCGAATGAAGGAGACGTATCGGATTGCCGCGGAACAGCATGGCATTCTGTGGCAAGGCCGCCGATACAATCGGCAGAATCCAACAGGCGCAGACATTCCGAATCAAGCCCTTAACCATGCAGCGACCTTTGTAGAGTCGGCGGCGGAGATTGCGGTGACGGCAGTAGGCGCGTTGGCGCCGTTGGGATTTATTCATGAGGATTCGAGTAATGCGTTTACCCTGGATATTGCCGATTTGTACCGGGCGGAGCTGACGGTGCCCTTGGCGTTTAGTGTAGCTAAACGGGCGTTGGCCGATCCAGAATTGCTCTTGGAACGGGCGTTGCGTAAGGAAGCCGCACAGCAGTTTCGTAAGCAACAGGTCATTGCGGGCATGATTGATCGTGTCAAGGAGTTGCTTCGTGTCAATGACAGTAGTCGTAACACGTAA